A window of the Gammaproteobacteria bacterium genome harbors these coding sequences:
- the fabF gene encoding beta-ketoacyl-ACP synthase II, with product MNSPIVITGMGIVSPLGCGVETVWQRLLEGRSGVRNIDRFDVEEFPIQIAGLVPDREQDPTAGLDPATVIEHKELKKLGLFTLYALGAAQEALKQANWTPQTEAEQRSTATVIATGIGGFPTITQAHKTLETKGYKRLSPFVVPAFLANLAAGNISIRHGFKGPLGCPVTACAAGIQAIGDGMRMIRSGEAEIALVGGAEACVDPLSLASFHAMKALSTRNDAPAEASRPFDRDRDGFIMGEGAGLMVIETLEHAEARGATPLAVVSGYGTSADAYHITAGPEDGSGAAAAMRAALGMAGLEPADIGYINAHATSTPVGDRAEIASLRNLFAEQLPSIPVSSTKSATGHLLGAAGGIESIFSALAVMEGRLPPTLNLHNADESMADLDLVPIHAREQAIQHALCNGFGFGGVNASLIVSKI from the coding sequence ATGAATTCACCCATCGTCATCACAGGGATGGGCATTGTCAGTCCGCTGGGATGCGGCGTTGAGACCGTTTGGCAGCGTCTGCTGGAGGGCCGTTCCGGCGTCCGCAACATCGATCGCTTCGATGTCGAGGAATTTCCCATACAGATCGCGGGCCTGGTGCCCGACCGGGAGCAGGACCCGACGGCCGGGCTCGATCCCGCCACCGTGATCGAGCACAAGGAACTCAAGAAACTGGGGCTGTTCACCCTGTATGCCCTGGGCGCGGCCCAGGAGGCCCTGAAACAGGCGAACTGGACCCCGCAAACGGAGGCCGAGCAACGTTCGACGGCGACCGTCATCGCCACCGGCATCGGCGGCTTCCCCACCATCACCCAGGCCCACAAGACGCTGGAAACCAAGGGTTACAAGCGGCTGTCGCCGTTCGTCGTACCCGCGTTTCTCGCCAACCTGGCGGCCGGCAACATCTCCATCCGCCACGGCTTCAAGGGACCGCTGGGCTGTCCGGTGACGGCCTGCGCCGCGGGCATCCAGGCCATCGGCGACGGCATGCGCATGATCCGCAGCGGCGAGGCCGAGATCGCCCTGGTCGGCGGCGCGGAAGCCTGCGTCGACCCCCTGTCGCTGGCCTCCTTCCACGCCATGAAGGCCCTTTCGACGCGCAACGACGCCCCGGCCGAGGCATCCCGTCCCTTCGACCGGGATCGCGACGGCTTCATCATGGGTGAAGGCGCCGGCCTGATGGTGATCGAGACCCTGGAACACGCCGAAGCGCGCGGCGCCACCCCGCTGGCCGTGGTCAGCGGCTACGGCACCAGCGCCGACGCCTATCACATCACTGCCGGGCCGGAAGACGGCTCGGGCGCCGCGGCCGCCATGCGCGCCGCACTGGGCATGGCCGGGCTGGAGCCCGCCGACATCGGCTATATCAACGCGCACGCGACCTCCACACCGGTCGGCGACCGCGCCGAGATCGCATCCCTCAGAAACCTCTTCGCGGAACAGCTCCCGAGCATCCCCGTCTCGTCCACCAAGTCCGCCACCGGACACCTGCTGGGCGCCGCGGGCGGCATCGAAAGCATTTTTTCCGCCCTGGCGGTGATGGAGGGCCGGCTGCCGCCGACCCTGAACCTGCACAACGCGGACGAGA
- a CDS encoding TetR/AcrR family transcriptional regulator — MPYSKDHKSRSKERILQAATELFCRYGFDKVSISQIMKLARMTHGAFYAHFESKEALYNESLLETFRRSRLARLTKGPFSVKQLTALVTDYLNLRELKEKSGPGPESILFNEVGSDRIEIKRLYEEAYERMRKMVETRITALGRLKKLPFATDKEAVAEKSRTILASLVGAVVIARSLPREEEQSQILVAAQKQIISMLGADEHELDDQDTAGQTS, encoded by the coding sequence ATGCCTTACTCCAAAGATCACAAGTCCCGATCCAAAGAGCGCATACTGCAGGCCGCTACCGAGCTGTTCTGCCGTTACGGTTTCGACAAGGTATCCATCAGCCAGATCATGAAGCTGGCGCGCATGACGCACGGGGCGTTCTATGCGCATTTCGAGTCCAAGGAGGCGCTCTACAACGAGTCGCTGCTCGAAACCTTCCGCCGCAGCCGGCTGGCGCGCCTGACCAAGGGGCCTTTTTCCGTCAAGCAGCTGACCGCCCTGGTCACCGACTATCTGAATCTGCGCGAGCTGAAGGAAAAGAGCGGGCCCGGTCCGGAATCCATTCTGTTCAACGAGGTCGGCAGCGACCGTATTGAAATCAAGCGCTTGTACGAAGAGGCCTACGAGCGGATGCGGAAGATGGTGGAGACGCGCATCACCGCCCTCGGTCGCCTCAAAAAGCTGCCCTTCGCGACGGACAAGGAGGCCGTAGCGGAAAAATCGCGCACCATCCTGGCATCCCTGGTCGGGGCGGTGGTCATCGCCAGGAGCCTGCCGCGGGAAGAGGAGCAGAGCCAGATTCTGGTGGCGGCCCAGAAGCAGATCATCAGCATGCTCGGGGCGGACGAGCACGAGCTCGATGACCAGGACACGGCGGGGCAGACCTCCTGA
- the cysE gene encoding serine O-acetyltransferase — translation MTDTQVKQPMPRLGLLAQFREDIGCVFERDPAARSRVEVLTTYPGVHAILWHRVSHRLWQRGWRYAARLLAFVARTLSNVDIHPGATIGRRFFIDHGSGVVIGETAEIGDDVTLYHGVTLGGTSWNKGKRHPTLCDGVMVGAGAKILGPITVGPGARVGANSVVVKDVPPGRTVVGIPGKVVHLREAGEVNPYGIDLNHHLIPDPVGKAISCLMERLTQLEERLVSAEREEVGTTASDDDCETCESQDVCEPERVGLGSSTR, via the coding sequence ATGACCGACACACAGGTAAAGCAGCCGATGCCGCGTCTGGGGTTGCTGGCCCAGTTCCGCGAGGACATCGGTTGCGTGTTCGAACGCGACCCCGCGGCGCGCAGCCGCGTGGAGGTGCTGACCACCTATCCCGGTGTGCACGCCATCCTCTGGCACCGCGTTTCCCATCGCCTGTGGCAGCGCGGCTGGCGCTATGCCGCGCGTCTGCTGGCGTTCGTCGCCCGCACCCTGAGCAACGTGGACATCCACCCCGGCGCCACCATCGGCCGGCGCTTTTTCATCGACCACGGCTCCGGCGTCGTGATCGGCGAGACCGCCGAGATCGGCGATGACGTGACCCTGTACCACGGCGTGACCCTGGGCGGCACCAGCTGGAACAAGGGCAAGCGCCATCCGACCTTGTGCGACGGGGTGATGGTGGGGGCCGGCGCCAAGATACTCGGCCCCATCACGGTCGGCCCGGGTGCGCGCGTGGGCGCCAACTCGGTGGTGGTCAAGGACGTGCCGCCCGGACGCACGGTGGTGGGCATCCCCGGCAAGGTGGTCCACCTGCGCGAGGCCGGCGAGGTCAATCCCTACGGCATCGACCTCAACCATCACCTGATTCCGGATCCGGTGGGCAAGGCCATCAGTTGCCTGATGGAACGCCTGACCCAGTTGGAAGAGCGCCTGGTATCCGCCGAACGCGAAGAGGTTGGTACCACCGCTTCAGACGACGATTGCGAGACCTGCGAATCGCAGGACGTATGCGAGCCGGAGCGCGTCGGTCTCGGGTCGTCGACCCGTTAA
- a CDS encoding nitrogenase-stabilizing/protective protein NifW codes for MNDELTLDEELEELSSAEDFLQYFDIEYEPAVVHVNRLHILQRFHDYLNQSETLLPEAEEARRGVYRRLLQRAYQDFVESSALEEKVFKVFHMHEPQETFVSLESLLK; via the coding sequence ATGAACGATGAGCTGACTCTGGACGAAGAGCTGGAAGAGCTGAGCAGTGCCGAGGACTTCCTGCAGTATTTCGATATCGAATACGAACCGGCCGTGGTGCACGTCAACCGCCTGCATATCCTGCAGCGTTTCCACGATTACCTGAATCAGTCGGAGACCCTGCTGCCGGAAGCGGAAGAGGCGCGCCGGGGCGTGTACCGGCGCCTGCTGCAGCGCGCGTATCAGGACTTCGTCGAATCCAGCGCGCTGGAGGAGAAGGTATTCAAGGTGTTCCACATGCACGAACCCCAGGAGACCTTCGTGTCGCTGGAGTCCCTGCTTAAATAA
- a CDS encoding nitrogen fixation protein NifZ encodes MRPRFDYGDEVRVTRNVRNDGTYPGMDIGAPLVRRGSVGYVQNVGTYLQDQIIYSVHFLEADRLVGCREEELISMDETWVPTRFEFRDKVAAARPLGIGGEVVAEPGAVGEVIRVLRDAPGGPAYHVHFPGRTLQVPEEALTEVPKDSPDAAEDEA; translated from the coding sequence ATGCGACCGAGGTTCGACTACGGCGATGAGGTGCGGGTAACCCGCAACGTGCGCAACGACGGCACCTATCCGGGCATGGATATCGGCGCGCCGCTGGTGCGCCGGGGCAGCGTCGGCTACGTGCAGAACGTCGGCACCTATCTGCAGGACCAGATCATCTATTCCGTGCACTTCCTCGAGGCCGACCGCCTGGTCGGCTGCCGCGAGGAGGAATTGATCTCGATGGATGAGACCTGGGTGCCGACGCGTTTCGAGTTCCGCGACAAGGTCGCCGCTGCACGCCCCCTGGGAATCGGCGGCGAGGTGGTCGCTGAGCCGGGCGCCGTGGGCGAGGTGATCCGGGTGCTGCGCGACGCGCCAGGCGGTCCGGCCTACCACGTGCACTTTCCGGGGCGGACCCTGCAGGTGCCGGAGGAGGCTCTCACCGAAGTGCCCAAGGATAGCCCGGACGCGGCGGAGGATGAGGCATGA
- the nifM gene encoding nitrogen fixation protein NifM, with amino-acid sequence MNTLMRSTPSGEAQELAYYRLRAALDQFGQSPAALGAEQRAQADQRAHQEYALEQQVLSAPEACDVVIADHMVTQAQETVRSRYPSEDAFNADLERNNLSQETLWLALQRELTVEAVLDKVGARAAQVNDLEVKLYYYLHLERFVQPETRTLRHVLITVNEQFPENHPAEARARIESIAARVRRKPHRFGEQAGKHSECPTALQEGLLGRLPRGQLYPELDEVAFGMAEGEISAVVESPIGLHLLYCEQVHPAGPVSLAEARPRIHERLQARQRRLCIRNWLRNLSDGEEKP; translated from the coding sequence ATGAATACGCTGATGCGTTCGACCCCGTCCGGAGAGGCGCAGGAGCTGGCCTATTACCGGCTGCGCGCGGCGCTGGATCAGTTCGGGCAGAGTCCGGCCGCGCTGGGCGCCGAGCAGCGGGCGCAGGCGGATCAGCGGGCGCATCAGGAGTACGCCCTGGAGCAGCAGGTGCTGTCGGCCCCCGAGGCCTGCGACGTCGTGATCGCCGACCATATGGTGACGCAGGCGCAGGAGACGGTGCGCAGCCGCTATCCCAGCGAGGATGCTTTCAATGCCGACCTCGAGCGTAACAACCTGAGCCAGGAGACGCTGTGGCTCGCCCTGCAGCGGGAGCTGACGGTGGAGGCCGTGCTGGACAAGGTCGGCGCCCGCGCCGCGCAGGTGAACGACCTGGAAGTGAAGCTCTACTACTACCTGCACCTCGAGCGTTTCGTGCAGCCGGAAACGCGCACGTTGCGTCACGTTCTCATTACCGTCAACGAGCAGTTTCCCGAAAACCATCCGGCCGAGGCGCGGGCGCGTATCGAAAGCATCGCCGCGCGCGTGCGCCGCAAGCCGCATCGCTTCGGCGAGCAGGCCGGCAAGCATTCCGAATGTCCCACCGCGCTGCAGGAAGGGCTGCTCGGCCGGCTGCCCCGCGGCCAGTTGTATCCGGAACTGGACGAGGTCGCCTTCGGCATGGCCGAGGGCGAGATCAGTGCCGTGGTGGAGTCGCCCATCGGTTTGCACTTGCTGTATTGCGAACAGGTACATCCGGCAGGTCCGGTGTCGCTGGCGGAGGCGCGGCCGCGCATACACGAGCGGCTTCAGGCGCGCCAGCGCCGGCTGTGCATTCGCAACTGGCTCAGGAATCTGTCTGACGGAGAGGAAAAGCCATGA
- the clpX gene encoding ATP-dependent Clp protease ATP-binding subunit ClpX, whose amino-acid sequence MTERSVHCSFCGIEQTPEIPLIAGADGHICEDCVRLAYQVVSSWGRKRALAELHGPPPVPGEIKAKLDEYVIGQDLAKEILSVAVYNHYKRLRCESASAPSLDGEQDVELGKSNILLLGPSGSGKTLLASTLARIVGVPFVVADATTLTQAGYVGDDVETILARLLDTADGNVGRAEWGIVYVDEIDKLARSPEAATGIRDVSGEGVQQALLKLVEGSQVKVPVKGRRREGGDEVTMDTRNILFIVGGAFSGLEEVAMQRLAPKAAAIGFHAEVDGQTEQPDSESLLAEIQPEDLRRFGLIPEFIGRFPVHAALAPLDEDALVRILTGPRNALTRQYRKLLALDGVELEFTEDALSAIAREALSRGTGARGLRGVLERILRPVMFEAPSHADKTHCVVDEQAVTGERPACITGGESAGVVREASASG is encoded by the coding sequence ATGACCGAGCGTTCCGTGCATTGTTCCTTTTGCGGCATCGAGCAGACCCCGGAGATTCCGCTGATCGCAGGCGCCGACGGCCACATCTGCGAGGACTGCGTGCGCCTGGCCTACCAGGTGGTGAGCAGTTGGGGACGCAAGCGCGCCCTGGCGGAACTGCACGGACCGCCGCCGGTGCCCGGGGAGATCAAGGCGAAACTGGACGAGTACGTGATCGGGCAGGATCTCGCCAAGGAGATACTGTCGGTGGCGGTCTACAACCACTACAAGCGGCTGCGCTGCGAAAGCGCCAGCGCGCCTTCGCTGGACGGCGAACAGGACGTGGAGCTGGGCAAATCCAACATCCTGCTGCTCGGTCCCTCCGGCAGCGGCAAGACCCTGCTGGCCAGCACCCTGGCGCGTATCGTCGGCGTGCCCTTCGTGGTGGCCGACGCCACTACCCTGACCCAGGCCGGCTACGTTGGCGACGACGTGGAGACCATTCTGGCACGTCTGCTGGATACGGCTGACGGTAACGTCGGGCGTGCGGAGTGGGGCATCGTCTACGTGGATGAGATCGACAAGCTGGCGCGCAGCCCCGAGGCGGCGACCGGCATACGCGACGTGTCGGGCGAAGGCGTTCAGCAGGCGTTGCTCAAGCTGGTGGAGGGCAGCCAAGTGAAGGTGCCGGTGAAGGGACGCCGGCGCGAAGGCGGCGACGAGGTCACCATGGACACGCGCAATATCCTGTTCATCGTGGGCGGCGCCTTTTCGGGTCTGGAGGAGGTGGCCATGCAGCGGCTCGCCCCCAAGGCGGCGGCCATCGGTTTTCATGCCGAGGTCGACGGCCAGACCGAGCAGCCGGATAGCGAATCCCTGCTGGCGGAGATACAGCCCGAGGACCTGCGGCGTTTCGGCCTGATCCCCGAGTTCATCGGCCGTTTCCCCGTGCACGCCGCGCTGGCGCCGCTGGACGAGGATGCCTTGGTCCGCATCCTCACCGGTCCGCGCAACGCGCTTACCCGCCAGTACCGCAAGCTGCTGGCACTGGATGGCGTGGAACTGGAATTCACCGAGGACGCGCTGTCCGCCATCGCCCGCGAGGCCCTGAGCCGGGGTACCGGCGCCCGCGGTCTGCGCGGCGTGCTCGAGCGCATCCTGCGCCCGGTGATGTTCGAGGCGCCTTCGCATGCGGACAAGACGCATTGCGTGGTGGACGAGCAGGCCGTGACGGGCGAGCGGCCGGCCTGCATTACCGGCGGCGAATCCGCGGGCGTCGTGCGCGAGGCCAGCGCCTCCGGCTGA
- a CDS encoding YfaZ family outer membrane protein — MRKLVRIGLMLLCCTATTAQAAGVDLSLGSKTAQFNFNTDSSSLGYGGADISFGAFYNTDKDLVGSVGAMVSGAPAGTRPFSFGVGAKIYVASLDKPNKDVQAISIGGQVAYHIPGNIPMAVVVRGFYAPEVTTFGDGKDYLDLFPHFSVEFLPGTSAFVGYRYMRTHIKHADDYKMADEAVVGVKLTF, encoded by the coding sequence ATGCGCAAGCTCGTTCGAATTGGACTGATGTTGCTGTGCTGCACCGCAACCACCGCGCAGGCCGCCGGTGTCGACCTGTCGCTGGGTTCGAAGACGGCACAGTTCAATTTCAATACCGACTCCAGCTCGCTGGGGTATGGCGGCGCCGACATCTCCTTCGGCGCCTTCTACAACACGGACAAGGATCTGGTCGGCAGCGTCGGCGCCATGGTCAGCGGCGCGCCGGCAGGCACCCGCCCGTTCAGTTTCGGCGTGGGCGCGAAGATCTATGTGGCCTCGCTGGATAAACCCAACAAGGACGTGCAGGCCATCAGCATCGGCGGGCAGGTCGCCTACCATATTCCCGGTAACATTCCGATGGCGGTGGTGGTGCGCGGCTTTTACGCACCGGAGGTGACGACCTTCGGCGACGGCAAGGATTACCTGGACCTGTTCCCCCACTTCTCGGTCGAGTTCCTGCCGGGGACCTCGGCCTTTGTCGGTTACCGGTACATGCGCACCCATATCAAGCATGCCGATGACTACAAGATGGCCGACGAGGCGGTGGTCGGGGTCAAGCTCACCTTCTGA